In Hahella sp. HNIBRBA332, the genomic window TTGATCGTATAGTCGGGGAAATGTCCGTAGAGCCCTCTTAGCACGAGCTTCAGTTCATGAATCCGCCCCGCATCCGCCAACATCTGCAAAACCGGCTTTGACGTTTTCGAAAGCTCGGACCAGGCATTGGTCTCCAGCAGCAGCTTGTACAAACGGTCCAGCACCACCAGATCATGCGGTTTGCGTTTGTACAAATTGCGCAGCAGCCCCGCCGCCGCCTCATAACGCCCTTCCTTGAGGTTGATGTCGATTTCAGCCATCGCCAGCTTATCATTCCGCTGCGCCAGCGCTTCCGGGCTCTGCGGCGGCGCATCAAGGGATTCATCAGGCGTCAGGCCAAGGCGATGCTGATACTGAAACAACAGGTAACCCAGCATGTTGAAGATCACCAGCATGAAGTAACTGGAAATTAGTCCTGCTAAAGGAAAGCCCAGGGTCTGGGAAAAGTTACTCAGCACAAAGTCCTGCGCCGCGCCCAGCCCCAGAAACAGCAGCAGCAAATAACCATAAAGAACAAAATATGGCCAGCCAATGCTGGAAATGAAACCAATCAGTCGCATAGGGTGCACTGAGTCCAGCACATTGCCTTCAATTGCCAGCAACATAATGCTGGCAGGCAGAACCAGCGCGGAAAACGCGACGGCCAGGACCATCAGAAAAGAGCCGCCCCATATTCCGGAGACAACAATGAGCGCGCCAAAAGCAATAAAAATCAAGGTCTGCTGAATGACCAGCAATAACCCGCCGCCGCTGAACGCGGCCAACAGCTCAGGCGGCTTCAACACGCCTTTGGAGGTGGTCTCAATGACGCTATACATGTATTTGACCTGCGCACAAAACAAGGCGATAGCGATGATCAGTGATATCAGGTCTTTACCCAGGGCCAGCGGCACCAGCGTGCAAATGGCCACCAGTATCATGGGGTCCCTGGCCATAGGATAGGCGAAGAAGTCGTTCAACCGCTGCCAGAATGGCGTGACCTCAGCCGCTGAGCCTTCTGCGGAATATCGCATCACTTGTTGACACAAGGGGCAGGTAGCGGCGCCTTTGCCCGGCTTTACCGGAACGCAACTACCGCAGAGCTGAACATGGCACCCCAGGCACTGCCAGTTGGCTCCATGGGTGGGATGGTATCTGCAATAAACATCCACGCGCGTATTTTTCCTTTTGCTAACTTACTACTTAACTCGTTTTCCAGGCTCCAGCTCAAGGAGCGCACGACCCACTTTGCGAGCGCACGGCTGTCGCACACATAAAACTGTCGACCATTTTCTGGCGAAGGCGATTATTTCCTGCGTTTGCGCACGCGCTTGTTCGCCAACAACCAGCTTTCTAACATCAATTGCGGATTCAGGTTGCGCTGTTCCACCAGAGAACGCTTTATTTCGATCAGCTCAGCATAGAGTGAAACCAGCTGCTGCGTATCCAGACGCGCGCTCACGCCCGCCAGGGCCGCTTCCATCTCGCTCCCCTCGCCCTCAGCTATCTGCGTGGCGGTCAGCAATTGCTTCAGCCAGATAGCCAGCCAATCCGCAAGCCGTTCTAGATCAAGCTTGCTCCAGGTTTCCGCCAGGGTGAACGCATCCACCCGCCCTTCCAGGTAGTTGAGCCAGTCGGCCAATACTTCCGCCCGTAACTCCAGTATATCCTGACTATGCCACGCCAGAGCGGTCAAAGGACGACCGCCGGCGCTTTCCGTCAAACTATAGGCGCGCTCTTTGGGCACATCCAGTTGGGCCAGCCAGTTCACGACAGACTCTCTATTCGGCGCGGCCAGTGTATATATCTGACAGCGACTGCGAATCGTCGGCAGCAACAGGCTGATTTGCTGCGAAACCAGCAGGATGACGGCGCTGGCTGGCGGCTCTTCCAGCGTTTTCAAAATGGCATTGGCGGAATAGGCGTTCATCGCCTCCGCCGGAGTCAGCACGCATATCCGGCGACGGGAGATTTGCGGTCTGGCGTAGATAAAATCTCCCAGCCTGCGCACTTGGTCAATTTTTATGGCTTTGGCGCCGTCCTCTGGCGCCACCCATTGCAAATCAGGGTGCGTCCCCGCGTCTATCAGCTTACAGGAACGACAGTCGCCACAAGGGCGTTCAAGGCGCTGAGCCTGTTCGCATAATAGAAATTTAGCGTATTCGGAAGTCAGACGGTTTTTACCAACGCCGCTTTGCCCCGCTACTAAAATAGCGGAAGGCACTTTGTCGTTGTGCGCCAGTCCCACCCAATCGCGCCAGGTTTTGCTGAGCCAGGGAAGTTGATCCAGGGATATTTCCGTCAAATCGGACATCAGTACTCTATTTTGGTGCTATTCAGTTTTATTTATCCGGCAGACAAACAGCATCTATTATCCGCCTGTTATCTGTTCTGCATCAGCAGGGCCAGCACATGTCAGTCCCCGCCTCTGGAGGAATACCGCCGCACAGGCCGTTCCGGCGACTCAAGGATTCAAGGCC contains:
- a CDS encoding DNA polymerase III subunit delta'; this translates as MSDLTEISLDQLPWLSKTWRDWVGLAHNDKVPSAILVAGQSGVGKNRLTSEYAKFLLCEQAQRLERPCGDCRSCKLIDAGTHPDLQWVAPEDGAKAIKIDQVRRLGDFIYARPQISRRRICVLTPAEAMNAYSANAILKTLEEPPASAVILLVSQQISLLLPTIRSRCQIYTLAAPNRESVVNWLAQLDVPKERAYSLTESAGGRPLTALAWHSQDILELRAEVLADWLNYLEGRVDAFTLAETWSKLDLERLADWLAIWLKQLLTATQIAEGEGSEMEAALAGVSARLDTQQLVSLYAELIEIKRSLVEQRNLNPQLMLESWLLANKRVRKRRK